One window from the genome of Cryptomeria japonica chromosome 6, Sugi_1.0, whole genome shotgun sequence encodes:
- the LOC131069926 gene encoding ethylene-response factor C3-like, with the protein MTTLTAEEVRNLNAIANFLLGEEFSHETMNSPSPTATVFSGEDRKRNYRGVKFVKARGKYAAEMRNPKKKGSRLWLGTFNTPEEAATAYDRAAFQMRGSKAILNFPINVESGMYVDPFP; encoded by the coding sequence ATGACCACCTTAACAGCCGAGGAAGTCCGCAATTTGAATGCAATTGCCAACTTTTTGCTTGGGGAAGAATTCTCCCATGAGACGATGAATTCCCCTTCACCAACAGCTACGGTTTTTTCTGGGGAGGATCGAAAAAGGAATTACAGGGGAGTGAAGTTCGTTAAGGCTCGCGGAAAATATGCTGCAGAGATGAGAAACCCTAAAAAGAAGGGTTCGAGACTTTGGCTTGGCACCTTCAATACACCCGAAGAAGCTGCAACGGCATATGACCGTGCGGCATTCCAAATGCGCGGTTCAAAGGCTATTCTAAACTTCCCTATCAACGTTGAGTCTGGAATGTATGTGGATCCCTTCCCTTGA